The following are encoded together in the Oryzias melastigma strain HK-1 linkage group LG17, ASM292280v2, whole genome shotgun sequence genome:
- the ndufa13 gene encoding NADH dehydrogenase [ubiquinone] 1 alpha subcomplex subunit 13 — translation MAGSKVKQDMPPPGGYAAFDYKRNLPKRGLSGYSMFGIGIGIMVFGYWRLFSWNRERRRLQIEELEARIALMPLLQAEHDRRTLRMLRENLEEEAIIMKDVPGWKVGESVFHTDRWTTPLTEEIFNLRPREELLHKRFGFMWYV, via the exons ATGGCGGGGTCCAAGGTGAAGCAGGACATGCCTCCTCCGGGAGGCTATGCCGCTTTTGATTACAAGAGAAACCTACCGAAACGAGGACTTTCGG GATATAGTATGTTTGGCATTGGCATCGGCATCATGGTGTTTGGATATTGGAGACTATTTAGCTGGAACAGAGAAAGGAG GCGACTGCAGATTGAGGAGCTGGAGGCACGGATTGCTCTGATGCCTCTGTTACAAGCAGAACATGACCGAAG GACCCTAAGGATGCTGAGAGAAAACCTGGAAGAGGAAGCAATCATCATGAAAGATGTGCCAGGGTGGAAG GTGGGTGAGAGCGTCTTCCACACAGACCGCTGGACCACCCCTCTGACAGAGGAGATCTTCAACCTCCGGCCTCGCGAGGAGCTTTTACACAAGCGTTTTGGCTTCATGTGGTACGTGTAG
- the cirbpa gene encoding cold inducible RNA binding protein a isoform X2 produces the protein MSSTVDGGSKLSSNNASFQSSKTTIEEVDTARINTQDSSLPRHLSALQHRASSAPALVRTKISLNMSDEGKLFIGGLSFETNEDSLAAAFGKYGTIEKVDVIRDKETGRSRGFGFVKYDNVEDAKDALDAMNGKTLDGRAIRVDEAGKGGRARGGFSSGPRGGRFSGSRGRGGRGFSRGGYNSDRSYGDRSYGDRSFGGGDRSFGGSGGFRSGGYSSGGYRDNRGQGGYGDRSGSYRDGYDSYE, from the exons ATGTCCTCAACAGTAGATGGCGGTAGTAAACTTTCGAGTAACAATGCTTCATTTCAGAGCTCTAAAACCACCATAGAAGAAGTAGATACAGCTCGTATAAATACGCAGGACAGTTCCCTCCCCCGTCATTTATCTGCATTGCAGCACCGTGCCTCTTCTGCTCCAGCCCTAGTAAGGACAAAG ATATCCCTAAATATGTCGGACGAGGGCAAACTTTTTATTGGAGGTCTGAGCTTCGAGACCAACGAAGACTCGCTCGCTGCCGCTTTTGGCAAATACGGAACCATTGAAAAAG TGGATGTGATCAGAGACAAAGAGACCGGAAGATCACGTGGCTTCGGCTTTGTGAAGTACGACAATGTTGAAGATGCTAAAGATGCGCTGGACGCAATGAACGGAAAG acCCTTGATGGCCGTGCGATTCGAGTGGATGAAGCAGGAAAGGGAGGTCGCGCCAGAGGAGGGTTTTCTTCGGGCCCTCGCGGTGGACGCTTCAGCGGATCAAGGGGTAGGGGCGGCCGTGGTTTCTCCAGGG GTGGCTACAACAGCGACAGAAGCTACGGAGACAGAAGTTATGGTGACAGGAGCTTTGGAGGTGGAGACAGGAGCTTTGGTGGAAGTGGCGGATTCAGAAGCGGTGGATACTCATCCGGCGGCTACAGAGACAATAG GGGACAGGGAGGATATGGTGACCGATCTGGGTCCTACAGAGACGGCTATGACAGCTATG agTGA
- the cirbpa gene encoding cold inducible RNA binding protein a isoform X4: MSSTVDGGSKLSSNNASFQSSKTTIEEVDTARINTQDSSLPRHLSALQHRASSAPALVRTKISLNMSDEGKLFIGGLSFETNEDSLAAAFGKYGTIEKVDVIRDKETGRSRGFGFVKYDNVEDAKDALDAMNGKTLDGRAIRVDEAGKGGRARGGFSSGPRGGRFSGSRGGYNSDRSYGDRSYGDRSFGGGDRSFGGSGGFRSGGYSSGGYRDNRGQGGYGDRSGSYRDGYDSYE, encoded by the exons ATGTCCTCAACAGTAGATGGCGGTAGTAAACTTTCGAGTAACAATGCTTCATTTCAGAGCTCTAAAACCACCATAGAAGAAGTAGATACAGCTCGTATAAATACGCAGGACAGTTCCCTCCCCCGTCATTTATCTGCATTGCAGCACCGTGCCTCTTCTGCTCCAGCCCTAGTAAGGACAAAG ATATCCCTAAATATGTCGGACGAGGGCAAACTTTTTATTGGAGGTCTGAGCTTCGAGACCAACGAAGACTCGCTCGCTGCCGCTTTTGGCAAATACGGAACCATTGAAAAAG TGGATGTGATCAGAGACAAAGAGACCGGAAGATCACGTGGCTTCGGCTTTGTGAAGTACGACAATGTTGAAGATGCTAAAGATGCGCTGGACGCAATGAACGGAAAG acCCTTGATGGCCGTGCGATTCGAGTGGATGAAGCAGGAAAGGGAGGTCGCGCCAGAGGAGGGTTTTCTTCGGGCCCTCGCGGTGGACGCTTCAGCGGATCAAGGG GTGGCTACAACAGCGACAGAAGCTACGGAGACAGAAGTTATGGTGACAGGAGCTTTGGAGGTGGAGACAGGAGCTTTGGTGGAAGTGGCGGATTCAGAAGCGGTGGATACTCATCCGGCGGCTACAGAGACAATAG GGGACAGGGAGGATATGGTGACCGATCTGGGTCCTACAGAGACGGCTATGACAGCTATG AGTGA
- the cirbpa gene encoding cold inducible RNA binding protein a isoform X1, translated as MSSTVDGGSKLSSNNASFQSSKTTIEEVDTARINTQDSSLPRHLSALQHRASSAPALVRTKISLNMSDEGKLFIGGLSFETNEDSLAAAFGKYGTIEKVDVIRDKETGRSRGFGFVKYDNVEDAKDALDAMNGKTLDGRAIRVDEAGKGGRARGGFSSGPRGGRFSGSRGRGGRGFSRGGYNSDRSYGDRSYGDRSFGGGDRSFGGSGGFRSGGYSSGGYRDNRGQGGYGDRSGSYRDGYDSYE; from the exons ATGTCCTCAACAGTAGATGGCGGTAGTAAACTTTCGAGTAACAATGCTTCATTTCAGAGCTCTAAAACCACCATAGAAGAAGTAGATACAGCTCGTATAAATACGCAGGACAGTTCCCTCCCCCGTCATTTATCTGCATTGCAGCACCGTGCCTCTTCTGCTCCAGCCCTAGTAAGGACAAAG ATATCCCTAAATATGTCGGACGAGGGCAAACTTTTTATTGGAGGTCTGAGCTTCGAGACCAACGAAGACTCGCTCGCTGCCGCTTTTGGCAAATACGGAACCATTGAAAAAG TGGATGTGATCAGAGACAAAGAGACCGGAAGATCACGTGGCTTCGGCTTTGTGAAGTACGACAATGTTGAAGATGCTAAAGATGCGCTGGACGCAATGAACGGAAAG acCCTTGATGGCCGTGCGATTCGAGTGGATGAAGCAGGAAAGGGAGGTCGCGCCAGAGGAGGGTTTTCTTCGGGCCCTCGCGGTGGACGCTTCAGCGGATCAAGGGGTAGGGGCGGCCGTGGTTTCTCCAGGG GTGGCTACAACAGCGACAGAAGCTACGGAGACAGAAGTTATGGTGACAGGAGCTTTGGAGGTGGAGACAGGAGCTTTGGTGGAAGTGGCGGATTCAGAAGCGGTGGATACTCATCCGGCGGCTACAGAGACAATAG GGGACAGGGAGGATATGGTGACCGATCTGGGTCCTACAGAGACGGCTATGACAGCTATG AGTGA
- the cirbpa gene encoding cold inducible RNA binding protein a isoform X5, whose translation MSSTVDGGSKLSSNNASFQSSKTTIEEVDTARINTQDSSLPRHLSALQHRASSAPALVRTKISLNMSDEGKLFIGGLSFETNEDSLAAAFGKYGTIEKVDVIRDKETGRSRGFGFVKYDNVEDAKDALDAMNGKTLDGRAIRVDEAGKGGRARGGFSSGPRGGRFSGSRGRGGRGFSRGGYNSDRSYGDRSYGDRSFGGGDRSFGGSGGFRSGGYSSGGYRDNRGQGGYGDRSGSYRDGYDSYASHE comes from the exons ATGTCCTCAACAGTAGATGGCGGTAGTAAACTTTCGAGTAACAATGCTTCATTTCAGAGCTCTAAAACCACCATAGAAGAAGTAGATACAGCTCGTATAAATACGCAGGACAGTTCCCTCCCCCGTCATTTATCTGCATTGCAGCACCGTGCCTCTTCTGCTCCAGCCCTAGTAAGGACAAAG ATATCCCTAAATATGTCGGACGAGGGCAAACTTTTTATTGGAGGTCTGAGCTTCGAGACCAACGAAGACTCGCTCGCTGCCGCTTTTGGCAAATACGGAACCATTGAAAAAG TGGATGTGATCAGAGACAAAGAGACCGGAAGATCACGTGGCTTCGGCTTTGTGAAGTACGACAATGTTGAAGATGCTAAAGATGCGCTGGACGCAATGAACGGAAAG acCCTTGATGGCCGTGCGATTCGAGTGGATGAAGCAGGAAAGGGAGGTCGCGCCAGAGGAGGGTTTTCTTCGGGCCCTCGCGGTGGACGCTTCAGCGGATCAAGGGGTAGGGGCGGCCGTGGTTTCTCCAGGG GTGGCTACAACAGCGACAGAAGCTACGGAGACAGAAGTTATGGTGACAGGAGCTTTGGAGGTGGAGACAGGAGCTTTGGTGGAAGTGGCGGATTCAGAAGCGGTGGATACTCATCCGGCGGCTACAGAGACAATAG GGGACAGGGAGGATATGGTGACCGATCTGGGTCCTACAGAGACGGCTATGACAGCTATG CTTCACACGAGTAA
- the cirbpa gene encoding cold inducible RNA binding protein a isoform X3, with protein sequence MSSTVDGGSKLSSNNASFQSSKTTIEEVDTARINTQDSSLPRHLSALQHRASSAPALVRTKISLNMSDEGKLFIGGLSFETNEDSLAAAFGKYGTIEKVDVIRDKETGRSRGFGFVKYDNVEDAKDALDAMNGKTLDGRAIRVDEAGKGGRARGGFSSGPRGGRFSGSRGGYNSDRSYGDRSYGDRSFGGGDRSFGGSGGFRSGGYSSGGYRDNRGQGGYGDRSGSYRDGYDSYASHE encoded by the exons ATGTCCTCAACAGTAGATGGCGGTAGTAAACTTTCGAGTAACAATGCTTCATTTCAGAGCTCTAAAACCACCATAGAAGAAGTAGATACAGCTCGTATAAATACGCAGGACAGTTCCCTCCCCCGTCATTTATCTGCATTGCAGCACCGTGCCTCTTCTGCTCCAGCCCTAGTAAGGACAAAG ATATCCCTAAATATGTCGGACGAGGGCAAACTTTTTATTGGAGGTCTGAGCTTCGAGACCAACGAAGACTCGCTCGCTGCCGCTTTTGGCAAATACGGAACCATTGAAAAAG TGGATGTGATCAGAGACAAAGAGACCGGAAGATCACGTGGCTTCGGCTTTGTGAAGTACGACAATGTTGAAGATGCTAAAGATGCGCTGGACGCAATGAACGGAAAG acCCTTGATGGCCGTGCGATTCGAGTGGATGAAGCAGGAAAGGGAGGTCGCGCCAGAGGAGGGTTTTCTTCGGGCCCTCGCGGTGGACGCTTCAGCGGATCAAGGG GTGGCTACAACAGCGACAGAAGCTACGGAGACAGAAGTTATGGTGACAGGAGCTTTGGAGGTGGAGACAGGAGCTTTGGTGGAAGTGGCGGATTCAGAAGCGGTGGATACTCATCCGGCGGCTACAGAGACAATAG GGGACAGGGAGGATATGGTGACCGATCTGGGTCCTACAGAGACGGCTATGACAGCTATG CTTCACACGAGTAA